From one Rosa rugosa chromosome 4, drRosRugo1.1, whole genome shotgun sequence genomic stretch:
- the LOC133743532 gene encoding protein PAL OF QUIRKY-like has translation MVAGNQNKTATETLKFLCSYGGKILLRHTDGQLRYVGGHTRVLSVDPSISFSELMVKLAEFCGHSVTLRCQLPDGDLETLISIKSDEDLANLIEEYDRVFPSSRSYKIRAILSPPKSLKQVSPAQSTTSTSGDCSPSKSLYSDFDSPPKRYYSPTAVGFQRGPGKVCYYPCHVQRTPCEIPYQHHRYHQHPHQFHAPHCN, from the exons ATGGTAGCTGGTAACCAAAACAAAACCGCCACCGAAACCCTAAAATTCCTCTGCAGCTACGGCGGCAAGATCCTCCTCCGCCACACCGACGGCCAGCTCCGCTACGTCGGCGGCCACACCCGCGTCCTCTCCGTCGATCCCTCCATTTCCTTCTCAG AATTAATGGTGAAGCTCGCTGAGTTCTGCGGCCACTCCGTCACTCTCAGGTGTCAATTGCCGGACGGCGACTTGGAGACGTTGATTTCGATCAAGTCCGACGAGGATTTGGCGAATCTAATAGAAGAGTACGACCGTGTTTTTCCTTCGTCTCGTTCCTATAAGATCAGAGCGATTCTGTCTCCTCCGAAATCGCTGAAGCAAGTCTCGCCTGCTCAGTCCACAACATCGACCAGCGGCGACTGTTCGCCGTCGAAATCGCTCTACTCCGACTTCGATTCGCCGCCGAAGCGGTACTATTCCCCGACGGCGGTCGGGTTTCAGAGAGGGCCGGGCAAAGTGTGCTACTATCCTTGCCATGTCCAGCGAACTCCCTGCGAGATTCCGTATCAGCATCACCGTTATCACCAGCACCCCCATCAATTTCACGCTCCTCACTGCAATTGA